The Tigriopus californicus strain San Diego chromosome 10, Tcal_SD_v2.1, whole genome shotgun sequence region TCAACTTAAGAGAAAGGAGACAGGACTCGTCGATCCTGATCTAGTATTGTAAGCCTCACAATTTCACTCCTACTCCCAGTTCTTTCAGGACGAAACTTCCCAGTCTTCACAACGAAAGACACCCCCGACCATGAATTTGTATTTGGAACTGCCAATTCACTTGAAACCAACCTTTCGCATCTAGTCTCTCTGCGGAGACTCttccaaaattgattgatttaacTAGAACCACACCCACGTCCAAGCTGAAGCTCAACAACAACCAACTCACATTCCATTCCCATTTTCCAAAGGTTCTGTGGTTGGAAGTCCAAGGCGAACCTTGGGTAGTATTGGCACACTCAAAAATTCTGTGATTTAGGCCTAGGTTTTTCCAGAGTGTTTTTTTTACGAATATACTGAAAAGATATTACCACCCTAAACTATGCGGTCGAATCCGGCCAATCGTGTACATTGTTATTTGAATCTATATAAATCTATATAACATATATATTATTAGTACTTTCTTATAGAAGatcaatatttttcctctcaaGCAGAGTATGATCACGAGTAAAATAAATTGCTATCAACTTCGGAttgcttcatttcaattcatttcaatttaagCTAACTTAGTGCACTATGTAGAGTCGGAAATCGTGAGGCTCTCGGAAGTGGAACACCGGAATAAGTCGATTGCCAGCATCAGTTGATCTCTGGGGCGGCTCACCTTGTAAACACCAATTAATATGACTCGGAGGAAAGTCGAGGCCACTTTGACTCGTATGCCATTCAAACGTGAAAGACAGTCCATCTCGGTCCAAACTAGGTTCAATGGGCGGCAAATTTGTCATGGCCGAGGTCAGTTTCAAGAGCAAGGCTCGAAAGCGATGGTCCAAAAGGCCAGAGCAAATCATGTCCAAAGCATCCTTTGTTTGCGGAGCCAACCAGCCTTCAACATTCATATCAAACACATAGCGTTCCAAGACGACGGAACCGTGGGTGATGAGCAGATCCCAAGTGCCGCCGTCATTCGAGTGCGGCAATTGCTTCCAATCCCGCAAATGATCCCGGATGAATTGGTTGACCCAAGGATGCTCGGAAATCATGACGGGCACGCCAAATTTTTGCCAGGAcccaaatattttggatggATACACGCCCCGATGGAACAGGATTTGGTGAATGGAACACTCGATGAACTCGAGCAAAATCCCATCCATGGTGTTCACTTAACATCGGCGGTTTTAATGGGAAAGACTTTGGTGGTGTGACAGTTCAGGCACTCAATATAAGTCAGCTTGGCGGTAGGCGGTCCTCGCACTCGGACTTGAGCCGACACGCCCAAGACCAAAGGCCCGTGGCAACCTTTACACAAGCCTCGTTTGACTTCGGGTGAGACGCGAACCGTGGCTTTTTGGCCCACGGCCTTAAGATTCTGGCCGTAGTAGGAGGCTAAAACAGGATGATGGTGTCGGGTCTGTTGGAGACTGGCCTGAAAGAGAAAATTCATCCGCAGCATGGCGTCGGGGGCGTGGCTGTTCTTGCCTTGCGATTTGCCCATCCTCCTTCGACATGGACCAATCTCATGTCATGGTATGGATTAATGGATTAATGAAGGGAgggaagggggaggggggagggagagaggagGATTGAATATACTTTCACCACGTTCAGGACGTTTTTTTGCACTCTGAGCGCCTCAGTTTCATAGAGATTGTATCAACAATAAATAACGGCAGGGTTCCAATCGGACCTAGAATCTTTTTCCGCtgacaaaaggaaaaactCTAGTGTTTCCAAAATATCAGGCTAGAACAAAAAACCATTTCCTTCTCCTCAATGAATTTACTTTTCCTACAACCTAAATGGGCAATATGTCAGGCCTATTGCCTCCCCATAGCCAAACATCAATATACACTATATGGCAAGGACTTagacaaaaaatcaatcaatgaagtTAATTTTTTTCGGTATTTTTGGACTTCATGCGGACAAAAACTAATTTCACTGGTTTCAGTGAGGgacaaaaattgttttggtGCTTTTTCGCAACCAATGAGATTATTATAGTCGCGAGAAAGACGAGAGgaatattttattgttttaccTAAtttggattcttgagggcttgatcGCTAAACTGAATTGGGACCAAGCCGATatctacttttgaagacgcacagtatcagatgccttttatatcttttttgaattacTGTACAATTCCATACTCTCTATTCTTTCCCAATGTAAGAGCTCTCTTTTTGTTGTGGggtgaacattttttgaacaggtcgaccttttgcaaatctgctgaactaattagagctcaaatttaaaaagacatatttttaAAAGGCAATAACCTTTCAGCATTTGAATCTTTAAGACTTGAAAACCCTGTTTTGTTCGTATTGTTTGAGGTTTTGAGTTTGAAACTTAGTTTAGGTTGATAtagattttggttttgaaatccTGACATTGAATCCATGATAGATGACAGCCTGAATCacgttttttaaagctcttacctaGGAGTTAGCGTTTGAATGTTACCCAGTATGAAAATTAACGCAATGAAGTGTTGAGTGAATTTCCATATTGGGCAAACTCAttgtgctacaaaactcaACCAATGTCATGCTTTGGTGTAGTTCTGTCTGTCACTGTACTAAAATCTTGGCTCAAGATCGCAATAACtcttgcttcaacaagccggtaagttgaaataaatgacaaattcagtctattCTGTGACAGGTTGGCTGTGATATTTGTCTAAATTTTctctccacaaaatgccctTAATCAAGGTGTTGCAGCAcgtttttccttgaatttcttttctttacaATGTGGCAATTTCTACGAAGATTGATCAAAAACGCTTATTTTGTGACACCATCTGATTTGAATGCCCGTTTTATTTATGGCTAGGAAAACggagaaaaaattgaatcatttttatAAATTATTTTTGTAATGCCGAGCCTGTTGAGGTTGACgacgttggtcaaattgagcaatttgatgatcttatagttacagatcaagatgctttagaggtcatcagggacttgaggctttcaagttctcctggtcctgatggcgtgacatctcagtttctgatgagatgctcactggttcttggtcctgttttctcatacttatgcgttgcatcttggatcagggcaagtttccctattcactaaagttagctcacgttgttccaattttcaaaggggaagataagtcactccccagtaactataggccgatttctctcacttcgaatattgcgaaggtgtttgagcagatcatgaagttcaaacttgttgaattttttgatatccatgaagtccttcctcccagccagcatgggttcgaagcacattttagcacaattgcccaactgattgagcatttagagcaggtccaTAGAAAActatatgaagttatctatgagcaggtcattgagggactggaaaggcacgagtcagttgatgttgtctatcttgattttgccaaggcctttgataaagtagatcatggctttttgttgaatatatttcatgacatttggatccaaggcaacgttctcaattggataagaagctccATTCAAGATAGGAATTAAATTGTTAAGGGCGAGGGATCCCTTGGTGGCATACTGATGTCAattcaggtgttccccagggttccatcttagaGCCTCTccttttataatattcgttgccccgcttcaaaagcctcgtattactgccagtctctaTTCTTATGCTGAAATATATAAAGTTTGTTcctggtaggaatggccaagattccagtagcctggcaaaagACCTAGAAGGAATCgtctcttgggta contains the following coding sequences:
- the LOC131889625 gene encoding mitotic spindle assembly checkpoint protein MAD2B-like, whose amino-acid sequence is MDGILLEFIECSIHQILFHRGVYPSKIFGSWQKFGVPVMISEHPWVNQFIRDHLRDWKQLPHSNDGGTWDLLITHGSVVLERYVFDMNVEGWLAPQTKDALDMICSGLLDHRFRALLLKLTSAMTNLPPIEPSLDRDGLSFTFEWHTSQSGLDFPPSHINWCLQGEPPQRSTDAGNRLIPVFHFREPHDFRLYIVH
- the LOC131889626 gene encoding ribonuclease P protein subunit p21-like — its product is MGKSQGKNSHAPDAMLRMNFLFQASLQQTRHHHPVLASYYGQNLKAVGQKATVRVSPEVKRGLCKGCHGPLVLGVSAQVRVRGPPTAKLTYIECLNCHTTKVFPIKTADVK